The Streptomyces aurantiacus genome includes a region encoding these proteins:
- the rho gene encoding transcription termination factor Rho — translation MSDTTDLMGARVEETAAAPATDASAPATGAGSRRRRGTGLEGMVLAELQQVASGLGIRGTARMRKSQLIEVIKEAQGGGTSQAASGSGGGSAPAKAADATETKPKRRATSKARTGDEAASAADKKADAKAEKAVAQQQIEIPGQPDGGPSRASEADRGGDDAPVERRRRRATADAGSPETVTAEAKSEPKAETPAQSQSDASDGGADGRQGRRDRRDRGDRGERGDRDRGGRDRDRRGKSDEQQGGQGGQGGQGGGNQQRQDRQDRQQQGGGRQDRQDRQDRQRDNGPQDDDDFEGGRRGRRGRYRDRRGRRGREEFGPNEPQVADDDVLIPVAGILDILDNYAFIRTSGYLPGPNDVYVSLAQVRKNGLRKGDHVTGAVRQPKDGERREKFNALVRLDSANGMAAESGRGRPEFNKLTPLYPQDRLRLETDPGVLTTRIIDLVAPIGKGQRGLIVAPPKTGKTMIMQAIANAITHNNPECHLMVVLVDERPEEVTDMQRSVKGEVISSTFDRPAEDHTTVAELAIERAKRLVELGHDVVVLLDSITRLGRAYNLAAPASGRILSGGVDSTALYPPKRFFGAARNIEDGGSLTILATALVDTGSRMDEVIFEEFKGTGNAELKLDRKLADKRVFPAVDVDASGTRKEELLLGSDELAITWKLRRVLHALDQQQAIELLLDKMKQTKSNAEFLLQIQKTTPMPGNGND, via the coding sequence GTGAGCGACACCACCGATCTGATGGGCGCACGTGTCGAGGAGACCGCTGCCGCGCCCGCCACGGACGCCTCCGCGCCTGCCACCGGTGCCGGCTCCCGTCGGCGCCGCGGTACCGGCCTCGAGGGCATGGTGCTGGCCGAGCTGCAGCAGGTCGCATCCGGCCTCGGCATCAGGGGCACCGCGCGGATGCGCAAGAGCCAGCTGATCGAGGTCATCAAGGAGGCGCAGGGTGGGGGTACCTCCCAGGCCGCTTCAGGCTCTGGGGGAGGGAGTGCCCCGGCCAAGGCCGCGGACGCCACCGAGACGAAGCCCAAGCGCCGGGCCACCTCGAAGGCTCGTACGGGTGACGAGGCCGCCTCCGCCGCCGACAAGAAGGCGGACGCCAAGGCCGAGAAAGCCGTGGCCCAGCAGCAGATCGAGATTCCGGGCCAGCCCGACGGAGGCCCCTCGCGCGCGAGCGAAGCCGACCGTGGGGGAGACGACGCCCCGGTCGAGCGCCGCAGGCGGCGCGCGACCGCCGACGCGGGCAGCCCCGAGACGGTCACCGCCGAGGCGAAGAGCGAGCCGAAGGCCGAGACGCCCGCCCAGTCGCAGAGCGACGCCTCGGACGGCGGCGCCGACGGCCGTCAGGGCCGCCGCGACCGTCGTGACCGCGGCGACCGTGGTGAGCGCGGCGACCGTGACCGTGGTGGCCGCGACCGCGACCGCCGTGGCAAGAGCGACGAGCAGCAGGGTGGCCAGGGCGGTCAGGGTGGCCAGGGCGGCGGCAATCAGCAGCGCCAGGACCGTCAGGACCGGCAGCAGCAGGGCGGCGGCCGTCAAGACCGCCAGGACCGCCAGGACCGCCAGCGTGACAACGGCCCGCAGGACGACGACGACTTCGAGGGTGGCCGCCGCGGCCGCCGCGGTCGTTACCGGGACCGCCGTGGCCGCCGTGGCCGCGAGGAGTTCGGCCCCAACGAGCCGCAGGTCGCCGACGACGACGTCCTGATCCCCGTCGCGGGCATCCTGGACATCCTCGACAACTACGCGTTCATCCGCACCTCGGGCTACCTGCCGGGGCCGAACGACGTGTACGTCTCCCTCGCCCAGGTCCGCAAGAACGGTCTGCGCAAGGGTGACCACGTCACCGGCGCGGTCCGTCAGCCCAAGGACGGCGAGCGCCGCGAGAAGTTCAACGCGCTGGTCCGCCTCGACTCGGCGAACGGCATGGCTGCCGAATCAGGGCGCGGGCGGCCCGAGTTCAACAAGCTGACGCCCCTTTACCCGCAGGACCGGCTCCGTCTGGAGACCGACCCGGGCGTGCTGACGACCCGCATCATCGACCTCGTCGCGCCGATCGGCAAGGGCCAGCGCGGTCTGATCGTGGCCCCGCCGAAGACCGGCAAGACCATGATCATGCAGGCGATCGCCAACGCGATCACGCACAACAACCCCGAGTGCCACCTGATGGTCGTCCTGGTCGACGAGCGTCCGGAAGAGGTCACCGACATGCAGCGGTCGGTGAAGGGCGAGGTCATCTCCTCGACCTTCGACCGCCCCGCCGAGGACCACACCACGGTCGCCGAGCTCGCCATCGAGCGTGCCAAGCGCCTGGTGGAGCTGGGCCACGACGTCGTCGTGCTGCTCGACTCGATCACGCGTCTGGGCCGTGCGTACAACCTCGCCGCCCCGGCCTCCGGCCGCATCCTGTCCGGTGGTGTCGACTCGACCGCGCTCTACCCGCCGAAGCGCTTCTTCGGTGCCGCGCGCAACATCGAGGACGGCGGCTCGCTGACGATCCTGGCCACCGCGCTCGTCGACACCGGCTCGCGCATGGACGAGGTCATCTTCGAGGAGTTCAAGGGCACCGGCAACGCCGAGCTCAAGCTCGACCGCAAGCTCGCCGACAAGCGCGTCTTCCCGGCGGTGGACGTCGACGCGTCCGGTACCCGTAAGGAAGAGCTCCTGCTCGGCAGCGACGAGCTCGCCATCACCTGGAAGCTGCGTCGCGTGCTGCACGCGCTCGACCAGCAGCAGGCGATCGAGCTGCTGCTCGACAAGATGAAGCAGACGAAGTCGAACGCCGAGTTCCTGCTGCAGATCCAGAAGACGACGCCGATGCCGGGCAACGGCAACGACTGA
- the thrB gene encoding homoserine kinase: MAGPAFRAAAVRVRVPATSANLGPGFDALGLSLGLYDDVVVRVADSGLNIDIAGEGSETLPRDERHLLVRSLRTAFDLLGGQPRGLEIVCANRIPHGRGLGSSSAAICAGIVAARAVTIGGDSKLDDTALLELATEIEGHPDNVAACLLGGFTLSWMEGGAARAIRMEPADSIVPVVFVPGKAVLTETARGLLPRTVPHVDAATNAGRAALLVEALTRRPELLLPATEDRLHQEYRAPAMPESLALVERLRADGVPAVISGAGPTVLALADEATADKVARLAGEGWAANRLDLDATGASVLPLAPVSVH, from the coding sequence ATGGCCGGTCCAGCGTTCCGCGCCGCCGCCGTCCGGGTGCGCGTCCCCGCCACCAGTGCCAACCTCGGCCCGGGCTTCGACGCCCTGGGTCTGTCACTGGGGCTCTACGACGACGTGGTCGTCCGGGTGGCCGACTCCGGGCTGAACATCGACATCGCGGGCGAGGGAAGTGAGACGCTCCCGCGCGACGAGCGTCACCTCCTCGTACGATCCCTGCGCACCGCCTTCGACCTGCTGGGCGGACAGCCCCGCGGCCTCGAGATCGTCTGCGCCAACCGCATCCCGCACGGCCGCGGCCTCGGCTCCTCGTCCGCCGCGATCTGCGCCGGCATCGTCGCCGCACGCGCAGTGACCATAGGCGGCGACTCCAAGCTCGACGACACGGCGCTCCTGGAGCTCGCGACCGAGATCGAGGGGCACCCCGACAACGTCGCTGCCTGTCTGCTCGGCGGGTTCACGCTGTCCTGGATGGAGGGCGGCGCGGCGCGCGCGATCAGGATGGAACCCGCGGATTCCATCGTTCCGGTGGTTTTCGTACCGGGGAAGGCCGTGCTGACCGAGACCGCCCGCGGACTGCTCCCGCGCACCGTCCCGCACGTCGACGCCGCCACCAACGCGGGCCGCGCCGCACTGCTCGTCGAGGCCCTGACCAGGCGCCCCGAGCTGCTGCTGCCCGCCACCGAGGACCGGTTGCACCAGGAGTACCGCGCCCCGGCCATGCCGGAGAGCCTGGCGCTGGTGGAGCGGCTGCGTGCCGACGGAGTTCCCGCGGTCATCTCCGGAGCCGGTCCCACCGTGCTGGCGCTCGCCGACGAGGCGACGGCCGACAAGGTCGCACGACTGGCGGGCGAGGGCTGGGCGGCCAACCGGCTGGACCTCGACGCCACCGGCGCGAGCGTGCTCCCGCTTGCTCCGGTCAGCGTCCATTGA